One genomic window of Cercospora beticola chromosome 5, complete sequence includes the following:
- a CDS encoding uncharacterized protein (antiSMASH:Cluster_5), translated as MPTGDWYIDGQLVPSNWVARRDPNYVPFQSLWYSDLAYPQGANYPQYGDWSSEDHDMMPMFVPDYPYRTWGFDNGNMYAVENPWFLNHEYEWDQWWPLPEGRR; from the exons ATGCCGACGGGAGACTGGTACATTGACGGGCAGCTGGTTCCATCGAATTGGGTGGCCCGTCGAGACCCAAACTATGTCCCATTCCAAAGT CTATGGTACTCCGATCTAGCTTATCCACAGGGCGCCAACTATCCTCAGTATGGCGACTGGTCAAGTGAAGACCATGACATGATGCCAATGTTTGTGCCTGATTACCCCTATCGAACTTGGGGTTTCGATAATGGGAATATGTACGCTGTAGAGAATCCGTGGTTTTTGAACCATGAGTACGAGTGGGATCAATGGTGGCCTTTGCCGGAAGGTAGGAGATAA
- a CDS encoding uncharacterized protein (antiSMASH:Cluster_5) produces the protein MPSGEWYINGAYVPTHLVARRDPDYVPFQSLHGDWGYPQGTNYPQYDMWPPEDYASPWAQQWPGDSWTFWNGEMYPMDRHQWFWRFDTDGSWIPGRVGNPTGYFRPELRRWQHDRR, from the exons ATGCCCAGCGGAGAATGGTACATAAATGGGGCTTATGTACCAACCCATTTAGTCGCTCGACGGGATCCCGATTACGTGCCCTTCCAAAGT CTCCACGGCGATTGGGGGTACCCACAAGGCACAAACTATCCGCAATATGACATGTGGCCACCAGAAGACTACGCCTCCCCTTGGGCACAACAGTGGCCGGGTGACAGTTGGACATTCTGGAACGGTGAGATGTATCCCATGGATCGTCATCAATGGTTTTGGAGGTTCGATACGGATGGTAGCTGGATCCCTGGAAGAGTGGGCAACCCGACGGGTTACTTCCGGCCAGAACTCCGCAGGTGGCAGCACGACAGGCGCTAG